From a region of the Primulina eburnea isolate SZY01 chromosome 7, ASM2296580v1, whole genome shotgun sequence genome:
- the LOC140835675 gene encoding uncharacterized protein, whose protein sequence is MSCLVWNARGLRNQRAFRELQRLIAEKNPSLIFFCETKLRDFNCKRWKVALGFSGLFVVNCEGRSGGLIMLWKEPLNVTVFSYSSGHIDSIVQHGDKRWRFTGFYGHPEANNRHISWTLLRRLSCMHDLSMLPWIVGGDFNEICFDSEKLGGNPRPLGQTRAFRDVLDASNLQDLHAEGEFFTWVNRRASPNVIFERIDRYVATFE, encoded by the coding sequence ATGAGTTGCTTGGTGTGGAATGCACGAGGGCTTAGGAACCAACGGGCATTCCGGGAATTGCAGCGGCTTATCGCTGAAAAGAACCCGTCCCTCATATTTTTTTGTGAAACAAAATTAAGGGACTTTAATTGTAAGCGTTGGAAAGTGGCTCTGGGTTTCTCTGGATTATTTGTAGTTAATTGTGAGGGCAGAAGTGGTGGATTGATTATGTTGTGGAAGGAGCCTTTGAATGTCACAGTATTCTCCTATTCTTCTGGGCATATTGACAGTATAGTGCAGCATGGGGACAAGAGATGGAGATTTACAGGCTTTTACGGCCACCCAGAGGCGAATAATAGACATATCTCTTGGACGCTCCTGCGTCGTCTGAGTTGCATGCATGACTTGAGCATGTTACCGTGGATTGTGGGAGGTGACTTTAATGAAATTTGTTTTGACTCAGAAAAGCTTGGGGGTAACCCACGTCCCCTGGGGCAAACTAGGGCATTCCGTGATGTGCTCGATGCTTCCAACCTCCAAGATCTTCATGCTGAGGGAGAATTCTTTACTTGGGTCAACCGTCGTGCTTCGCCCAATGTTATCTTTGAAAGGATTGACAGATATGTGGCTACTTTTGAGTAG